From Eremothecium sinecaudum strain ATCC 58844 chromosome III, complete sequence:
CCGAGGTATCACTATTACTGTTATCCACCGCCTTTTCCAAGGAGAATTTAGTAGCCTCAAGAATTGACAATTGCTCTTTTAGATGCTTTTGTTGCTGGAAGTCGAGCTCCATTGCTTTCCATTTCCTGTGGGTCTCTTCTAAGGGAACCAATTCATCTACTTTTTTCGTATGAACACGCTTCAAGTTCTCAAGCTCATCTAGCAGTTTCCAGCAATTATCTATTACATTACCGACACTGAGGCATGATTCGTTAACTGCTTCATTCGTTTCAGTAACCTTATTGGTCTCTTCAATAATTTTAGAGTCTAACTTTTCTATATCTGCCTCTAATCCACTCAATTCCACAGATTCTAATTGTTCTAATTCCTCAGATAATTCCACGTAACGTGGATCCTCTTTCGACCGTATTTCCAATTGTGTATCATTATTCGATATAGTATACCGGAAGAAGTTGTCTAACGTCTCTTGTTCCAGATGCACCGCCTTCAATAGCTCTGCTAACTTCGTGCAACCGCTCAACTGCACAGGCACCGTTCTAGGGTCTAGTAATTTCCCGTC
This genomic window contains:
- the KRE28 gene encoding Kre28p (Syntenic homolog of Ashbya gossypii AFR728W; Syntenic homolog of Saccharomyces cerevisiae YDR532C (KRE28)), with protein sequence MDYSRTLQGLEDQTAHISEQVLVQQEQQRSGALNELQQTILQITENNKFLKCSANTDGKLLDPRTVPVQLSGCTKLAELLKAVHLEQETLDNFFRYTISNNDTQLEIRSKEDPRYVELSEELEQLESVELSGLEADIEKLDSKIIEETNKVTETNEAVNESCLSVGNVIDNCWKLLDELENLKRVHTKKVDELVPLEETHRKWKAMELDFQQQKHLKEQLSILEATKFSLEKAVDNSNSDTSANGKSSESFVTYQLLNDLWKKQFINDSEIKNLDFFPKTEKLQFQIKGMTCVVSLNSGRIIAIQLFSEETPIDQLTAAETELNSQYISTDEIPRLVQHIKTKFKEPQGVTAPLP